The following proteins are encoded in a genomic region of uncultured Vibrio sp.:
- a CDS encoding YbaY family lipoprotein — protein MKKTLLLVTSLFFGAALVGCQTSQTTEVDSAEVSMKTITGTVAYRERIALPPNALVSVSLEDVSLADAPSKVIAKQTFNTEGKQVPIAFELSYDSNEIQAKHTYSVRARIEVDGKLRFISDTQHAVITDEAQTHQVDIRLVGVR, from the coding sequence ATGAAAAAAACACTATTGCTTGTTACATCTTTATTTTTTGGTGCTGCTCTTGTGGGTTGCCAAACTTCTCAAACAACAGAAGTGGATTCTGCTGAGGTGTCAATGAAGACCATTACAGGTACAGTGGCTTACCGTGAACGTATTGCTTTACCGCCAAATGCTTTGGTTAGCGTATCTCTAGAAGATGTGTCGCTTGCGGATGCGCCATCAAAGGTCATCGCTAAGCAAACCTTTAACACTGAAGGTAAACAAGTTCCTATTGCTTTTGAACTTAGCTACGACAGCAATGAAATTCAAGCGAAGCACACATACAGCGTTCGTGCTCGTATTGAAGTTGACGGTAAGTTACGTTTCATCAGCGATACCCAACACGCGGTTATTACTGATGAAGCACAAACTCATCAGGTAGACATCCGATTGGTTGGTGTTCGTTAA
- a CDS encoding Lrp/AsnC family transcriptional regulator codes for MENNLDKIDRQLLALLQTDGTLSLNELAERVNLTTTPCWKRLKKLEEDGYIEKRVALLSAEKLDLSFIAFVQLKTIDHSEEWYHHFVTTVSDFPEVMEFYRMAGEYDYMMKVLVKDMKCFDKFYKRLVNSVKGLSNVTSTFAMESIKYTTELPIGRI; via the coding sequence ATGGAAAATAATTTAGATAAGATTGACAGGCAGCTACTTGCTTTACTCCAGACCGACGGAACATTGTCACTAAACGAGTTGGCAGAGCGGGTTAACCTCACCACAACGCCATGCTGGAAACGCCTTAAGAAGTTGGAGGAAGATGGATACATTGAAAAGCGAGTTGCGCTGTTAAGTGCGGAAAAACTGGATCTGTCGTTCATTGCGTTTGTGCAACTTAAGACCATTGATCACTCTGAAGAGTGGTACCACCATTTTGTCACCACAGTGAGCGATTTTCCCGAAGTGATGGAATTCTATCGCATGGCAGGCGAGTACGATTACATGATGAAAGTGCTAGTCAAGGATATGAAATGCTTCGATAAGTTTTACAAACGGCTGGTAAACAGCGTTAAAGGGCTTTCAAATGTGACGTCTACATTTGCCATGGAATCGATTAAGTACACCACAGAATTACCCATTGGTCGTATTTAA
- the tesB gene encoding acyl-CoA thioesterase II, which produces MSKPLRELLSLLQLEQLEEGLFRGQSENLGLPQVYGGQVIGQALSAARYTVEETRTVHSFHSYFLYPGDSEKPIIYDVENLRDGRSFSTRRVKAIQNGRPIFYLTASYHGDQPGFDHQKTMPDIPGPENFPSESELASHIAEYLPERLRKTFCGEKPIETRPVTVINPLKPTKAEPKQYLWIRANGEMPDNQLIHQYLLAYASDWGFLVTALHPHGVSLMTPNFQVATIDHSIWFHRPFKMDEWLLYAIESPTASHTRGLVRGEIYNQQGHLVATAVQEGVMRYTK; this is translated from the coding sequence ATGAGTAAACCATTAAGAGAGTTGCTCAGCCTGCTACAACTCGAACAATTAGAAGAAGGCTTGTTCCGCGGACAGAGCGAGAACCTAGGTTTACCTCAGGTGTATGGTGGTCAGGTGATTGGACAGGCCCTTTCTGCCGCCCGATACACCGTCGAAGAGACTCGCACTGTACACTCATTTCATAGCTACTTTCTCTATCCGGGCGATTCTGAAAAACCAATTATTTACGACGTGGAAAACCTGCGCGATGGGCGTAGTTTTAGTACCCGCCGAGTTAAAGCGATTCAAAATGGCCGCCCTATTTTCTACCTGACGGCTTCCTATCACGGCGATCAACCTGGATTCGATCATCAGAAAACCATGCCTGATATTCCGGGGCCAGAAAACTTTCCTTCCGAAAGCGAGCTGGCAAGCCATATTGCGGAATATCTGCCTGAACGGCTGCGCAAAACGTTTTGTGGTGAAAAGCCCATTGAGACACGACCAGTTACGGTGATCAATCCGCTAAAGCCCACCAAAGCTGAACCTAAGCAGTACCTTTGGATTCGCGCTAATGGTGAGATGCCAGACAACCAGCTGATCCACCAGTACTTATTAGCGTACGCGTCGGATTGGGGCTTCCTAGTCACTGCGTTACACCCACATGGTGTTTCTTTAATGACACCAAACTTCCAGGTGGCAACCATCGACCATTCTATCTGGTTCCATCGTCCGTTTAAGATGGATGAATGGTTGCTTTACGCTATAGAGAGCCCGACCGCGAGCCACACTCGTGGACTGGTTCGTGGAGAAATCTACAACCAACAAGGTCACCTGGTCGCAACAGCCGTTCAAGAAGGCGTGATGCGTTACACGAAATAG
- a CDS encoding DNA base-flipping protein — protein MDQFLAQIFAVIHQIPSGKVSTYGEIAKMAGYPGYARHVGKALGNLPEGSKLPWFRVINSQGKISLKGRDLDRQKANLEAEGIEVSEIGKVSLRKYKWQP, from the coding sequence ATGGACCAATTCTTAGCGCAAATCTTTGCTGTGATTCACCAAATTCCATCTGGGAAAGTCTCGACTTACGGGGAGATCGCAAAAATGGCAGGTTATCCCGGCTACGCTCGGCATGTTGGTAAAGCATTAGGTAACTTACCGGAAGGCAGCAAGCTGCCATGGTTTAGAGTCATCAACAGCCAAGGCAAGATTTCATTAAAAGGTCGGGATCTGGACAGGCAAAAAGCCAACCTAGAGGCGGAAGGAATAGAAGTATCTGAAATTGGAAAAGTATCGCTCAGAAAATACAAATGGCAGCCTTAA